The Streptomyces sp. NBC_00440 genome contains a region encoding:
- a CDS encoding chorismate mutase, which yields MPTTGTHSTGTHSTDLRITGAHSSEAAGVITGARERIDSLDDRIIGLIQERMAVSAVIQDARMTSGGRRVNLSREMEVLGHYSEALGKPGTGLAMTVLELCRGLI from the coding sequence CTGCCTACCACCGGGACACACAGCACGGGGACACACAGCACCGACCTGCGCATCACCGGCGCGCACAGCAGTGAGGCGGCGGGCGTGATCACGGGCGCGCGTGAGCGCATCGACAGCCTCGACGACCGGATCATCGGCCTGATCCAGGAGCGGATGGCGGTGTCCGCCGTCATCCAGGACGCCCGGATGACATCCGGCGGGCGCCGGGTGAACCTCTCCCGCGAGATGGAGGTCCTCGGCCACTACAGCGAGGCGCTCGGCAAGCCGGGCACGGGACTCGCGATGACCGTGCTCGAACTGTGCCGGGGGCTCATCTGA
- the guaA gene encoding glutamine-hydrolyzing GMP synthase yields the protein MPAAPPAAPEVVLVVDFGAQYAQLIARRVREARVYSEIVPSTMPVAEMLAKNPKAIILSGGPSSVYAPGAPILDRALFEAGVPVFGMCYGFQLMATTLGGTVDDNGAREYGRTALSVSKPASTLFEGTPAEQSVWMSHGDACSAAPEGFTVTASTDVVPVAAFENDEKKLYGVQYHPEVLHSTYGQQVLEHFLYRGAGIEPSWTTTNVVDEQVALIREQVGTKRAICGLSGGVDSAVAAALVQKAIGSQLTCVYVDHGLMRKGETEQVEKDFVAATGVQLKVVDAEDRFLTALKGVSDPEEKRKIIGREFIRVFEQAQAEIIADAGEDVAFLVQGTLYPDVVESGGGTGTANIKSHHNVGGLPDDIEFKLVEPLRQLFKDEVRMVGQELGLPDEIVQRQPFPGPGLGIRIVGEVTKERLDLLREADAIAREELTAAGLDREIWQCPVVLLADVRSVGVQGDGRTYGHPIVLRPVSSEDAMTADWTRLPYEVLGKISTRITNEVADVNRVVLDVTSKPPGTIEWE from the coding sequence GTGCCAGCAGCACCCCCCGCCGCCCCCGAGGTCGTCCTCGTAGTCGACTTCGGCGCGCAGTACGCCCAGCTCATCGCCCGTCGCGTCCGTGAGGCGCGGGTCTACAGCGAGATCGTGCCGTCCACCATGCCGGTGGCCGAGATGCTGGCGAAGAACCCGAAGGCGATCATCCTCTCGGGCGGCCCGTCGTCCGTGTACGCGCCGGGCGCGCCCATCCTCGACCGGGCGCTCTTCGAGGCCGGGGTCCCCGTCTTCGGCATGTGCTACGGATTCCAGCTCATGGCGACCACCCTCGGCGGCACGGTCGACGACAACGGCGCCCGGGAGTACGGCAGGACCGCGCTCAGCGTCTCCAAGCCGGCTTCCACGCTCTTCGAGGGCACCCCGGCCGAGCAGTCCGTGTGGATGTCGCACGGCGACGCCTGCTCGGCCGCCCCCGAGGGGTTCACGGTCACCGCGTCCACCGACGTCGTACCGGTCGCGGCCTTCGAGAACGACGAGAAGAAGCTGTACGGCGTCCAGTACCACCCCGAGGTGCTGCACTCCACGTACGGCCAGCAGGTCCTTGAGCACTTCCTCTACCGGGGCGCGGGCATCGAACCGTCCTGGACCACGACGAATGTCGTGGACGAGCAGGTCGCCCTGATCCGCGAGCAGGTCGGCACCAAGCGCGCGATCTGCGGGCTCTCCGGCGGCGTCGACTCCGCCGTCGCGGCCGCCCTGGTGCAGAAGGCCATCGGCTCCCAGCTGACCTGCGTGTACGTCGACCACGGGCTGATGCGCAAGGGTGAGACGGAGCAGGTCGAGAAGGACTTCGTCGCCGCCACGGGTGTCCAGCTCAAGGTGGTCGACGCCGAGGACCGCTTCCTGACCGCGCTCAAGGGGGTCTCCGACCCCGAGGAGAAGCGGAAGATCATCGGGCGTGAGTTCATCCGGGTCTTCGAGCAGGCCCAGGCCGAGATCATCGCCGACGCGGGCGAGGACGTCGCGTTCCTGGTGCAGGGCACGCTGTACCCGGACGTCGTCGAGTCCGGCGGCGGCACCGGCACCGCCAACATCAAGTCCCACCACAATGTGGGCGGGCTCCCCGACGACATCGAGTTCAAGCTGGTCGAGCCGTTGCGCCAGCTCTTCAAGGACGAGGTCCGGATGGTGGGCCAGGAGCTCGGCCTGCCGGACGAGATCGTCCAGCGCCAGCCCTTCCCCGGCCCCGGCCTCGGCATCCGTATCGTCGGAGAGGTCACCAAGGAACGGCTCGACCTGCTGCGCGAGGCCGACGCCATCGCGCGTGAGGAACTCACGGCGGCCGGTCTGGACCGCGAGATCTGGCAGTGCCCCGTGGTGCTGCTCGCGGACGTCCGGTCGGTCGGCGTCCAGGGCGACGGCCGCACCTACGGCCACCCGATCGTGCTGCGGCCCGTCTCGTCCGAGGACGCCATGACGGCGGACTGGACGCGTCTGCCGTACGAGGTGCTGGGGAAGATCTCGACCCGCATCACCAACGAGGTCGCCGATGTGAACCGTGTGGTGCTCGATGTGACGAGCAAGCCCCCGGGCACCATCGAGTGGGAGTAG
- a CDS encoding class II aldolase/adducin family protein gives MTEMPAPIPASAPGSVPTPFPTSAPYADSAPVAGPAAAPEPVPVDQLRFAMPPVHETLAEERQYRKARLAGALRLFARYGYEDGVSGHITARDPGYPDCYWVNPFGAPLAELGADDLILVNGEGQVVQGRHHVNQAAFAVHAQVHRARPAVVAVAHSHSLHGRALSTLGELLDPITQEACAFYEDLALYDSYTGVVVDEEEGRRIAAALGDRKAVILRNHGLLTVGDSVDAAAWWFITLERSCQVQLAARAAGKPVLIDHRNAVATREQLGSDLVAWINYQPLWRQISGTGPGAEA, from the coding sequence ATGACTGAGATGCCAGCCCCGATACCGGCCTCTGCCCCCGGCTCTGTTCCCACCCCTTTTCCCACCTCTGCTCCCTACGCCGACTCCGCTCCCGTCGCCGGGCCGGCCGCCGCGCCCGAGCCCGTACCGGTCGATCAGCTCCGGTTCGCGATGCCGCCGGTCCACGAGACCCTGGCGGAGGAGCGGCAGTACCGCAAGGCGCGGCTCGCGGGGGCGCTGCGGCTCTTCGCGCGGTACGGGTACGAGGACGGCGTCTCGGGCCACATCACCGCCCGCGACCCCGGATATCCCGACTGCTACTGGGTGAACCCCTTCGGGGCGCCGCTGGCGGAACTGGGGGCGGACGATCTGATCCTGGTCAACGGCGAGGGGCAGGTCGTCCAGGGCCGCCACCACGTCAACCAGGCCGCCTTCGCCGTACACGCCCAGGTGCACCGGGCCAGGCCCGCCGTCGTCGCGGTCGCGCACAGCCACTCGCTGCACGGGCGGGCGCTGTCCACGCTGGGCGAACTCCTGGACCCCATCACGCAGGAGGCCTGCGCCTTCTACGAGGACCTCGCGCTCTACGACTCCTACACCGGCGTCGTCGTGGACGAGGAGGAGGGCCGCAGGATCGCCGCCGCGCTCGGCGACCGCAAGGCGGTCATCCTCCGCAACCACGGGCTGCTGACCGTGGGCGACTCGGTCGACGCGGCGGCCTGGTGGTTCATCACCCTGGAGCGCTCCTGTCAGGTCCAGCTCGCCGCGCGGGCCGCCGGGAAGCCCGTACTGATCGACCACAGGAACGCGGTCGCCACCCGGGAGCAGCTGGGCAGCGACCTGGTGGCCTGGATCAACTACCAGCCGCTGTGGCGTCAGATCAGCGGAACCGGACCCGGCGCGGAGGCGTGA
- a CDS encoding VOC family protein, which produces MDFVSVRIITGDVARLVEFYEKATGLQAAWATEDFAELRTAHATLAIASTRTVPLFAPGSARPADNHSVITEFLVDDVDRVHRNLGGLVADFVTEPTTMPWGNRSLLFRDPDGNLVNFFTPVTPAAIEKFAR; this is translated from the coding sequence ATGGACTTCGTCTCGGTCCGCATCATCACCGGCGACGTGGCGCGCCTCGTCGAGTTCTACGAGAAGGCCACCGGGTTGCAGGCGGCCTGGGCCACCGAGGACTTCGCCGAGCTGCGCACCGCCCACGCCACCCTTGCGATCGCGAGCACACGCACCGTTCCGCTGTTCGCTCCGGGTTCGGCCCGCCCGGCGGACAACCACAGCGTGATCACCGAATTCCTCGTCGACGACGTGGACCGCGTGCACCGGAACCTCGGCGGCCTGGTGGCCGACTTCGTCACCGAGCCCACCACGATGCCCTGGGGCAACCGGTCACTGCTCTTCCGCGATCCCGACGGCAACCTGGTCAACTTCTTCACCCCGGTGACCCCGGCCGCCATCGAGAAGTTCGCCCGCTGA
- a CDS encoding helix-turn-helix transcriptional regulator, translated as MSRPTARVLTLLELLQSGGLRTVAELADRLGVDGRTVRRYVDQLVDLDLPVEAVRGRYGGYRLASGYRLPPLMLSDDEALAVLLGLVAGRRAGLTTADTASETAAAKIRRVLPAPLARRLDTVLESLAFTTPPGEFATPDADVLLTVADAVRHRRPVSIRYTDRDGRRSERPLHPYGIVAHSGRWYVTGADPGIGEERTFRLDRIADARTLPGSFDEPAGPDPAQRVLSGFATADYRYEVVLRIHATVDQIRARLPASVASVTDAEFGPDPGAGAGAESGAESGAVSGAASGSASASRAGSASASRAGSGAGEPGAGDGAEPAAEGWLRVELRVERLDWLPAVLASLDRPFVIERPDELRDLVTALADRLASCARRA; from the coding sequence ATGTCTCGACCTACCGCGCGGGTGCTGACGCTCCTGGAACTGCTGCAGTCGGGCGGCCTCCGGACGGTGGCCGAACTCGCCGACCGGCTCGGCGTCGACGGGCGCACCGTGCGGCGGTACGTGGACCAGCTGGTCGACCTCGACCTGCCCGTGGAGGCGGTACGAGGCCGGTACGGCGGGTACCGGCTCGCCTCCGGGTACCGGCTGCCTCCCCTCATGCTCAGCGACGACGAGGCGCTCGCCGTGCTGCTCGGCCTGGTCGCCGGCCGCCGGGCGGGGCTGACGACGGCGGACACGGCGAGCGAGACGGCAGCGGCCAAGATCCGCAGAGTGCTTCCCGCGCCCCTGGCCCGCAGGCTCGACACGGTCCTGGAATCCCTCGCGTTCACGACGCCGCCCGGCGAGTTCGCCACCCCGGACGCCGATGTCCTGCTCACCGTCGCCGATGCGGTGCGCCACCGGCGGCCGGTCTCGATCAGGTACACCGACCGTGACGGCCGGCGCAGCGAACGGCCGCTGCATCCCTACGGGATCGTCGCCCACTCGGGCCGGTGGTACGTCACGGGCGCGGACCCCGGGATCGGCGAGGAGCGGACCTTCCGGCTCGACCGCATCGCGGACGCGAGGACCCTGCCCGGTTCGTTCGACGAGCCCGCCGGACCTGATCCGGCACAGCGCGTGCTGTCGGGGTTCGCCACGGCCGATTACCGGTACGAGGTGGTCCTGCGGATCCACGCGACCGTCGACCAGATCCGCGCCCGCCTTCCCGCCTCCGTCGCGAGCGTGACGGACGCTGAGTTCGGTCCTGATCCTGGGGCTGGGGCTGGGGCCGAGTCCGGGGCCGAGTCCGGGGCCGTGTCCGGGGCCGCGTCCGGGTCCGCGTCCGCGTCCAGGGCCGGGTCCGCGTCCGCGTCCAGGGCCGGGTCCGGCGCGGGCGAGCCCGGTGCGGGCGATGGAGCGGAGCCGGCGGCCGAGGGGTGGCTGCGTGTCGAGCTGCGGGTGGAGCGGCTGGACTGGTTGCCGGCGGTACTGGCCTCGCTCGACCGGCCGTTCGTCATCGAGCGCCCCGACGAACTTCGCGACCTCGTCACCGCGCTCGCCGACCGCCTCGCGTCCTGCGCCCGGCGAGCCTGA
- a CDS encoding DoxX family protein has protein sequence MVQGYRTGTPIGLGGTGLGGSVRSRNGGWKDTARRYSLLPLRIFLGVTFLYAGIDKLTDSAFLHATGTGSIGELMHSVRGSAAFPALVDLALKSPAGFGYAIAIGELAVGIGTLLGLYGRVAALGGALISLSLWLTMSWQSTPYYYGNDLAYLMAWLPLLLAGSPLLSVDALRADRRRMP, from the coding sequence ATGGTTCAGGGATACCGGACGGGCACACCCATCGGACTCGGCGGCACCGGACTCGGCGGCAGTGTGCGGAGCCGGAACGGTGGCTGGAAGGACACCGCCCGGCGGTACTCGCTGCTGCCGCTGCGGATCTTCCTCGGTGTCACCTTCCTCTACGCCGGTATCGACAAGCTCACCGACTCCGCCTTCCTGCACGCGACCGGCACGGGTTCCATCGGCGAGCTCATGCACTCCGTACGCGGCTCCGCCGCTTTCCCGGCGCTCGTGGACCTGGCCCTGAAGAGCCCGGCCGGCTTCGGCTACGCGATCGCCATCGGTGAACTCGCCGTCGGTATCGGCACCTTGCTGGGGCTGTACGGCCGGGTCGCGGCGCTCGGCGGCGCCCTGATCTCGCTGAGCCTGTGGCTGACCATGAGCTGGCAGTCCACCCCGTACTACTACGGCAACGACCTCGCCTACCTCATGGCCTGGCTGCCGCTCCTGCTCGCCGGGTCGCCGCTGCTCTCGGTGGACGCCCTCCGGGCCGACCGCCGCCGAATGCCGTAA
- a CDS encoding PspC domain-containing protein, which produces MTTPPPQNEPRPHLRRHRSNRLVAGVCGGLGRHFDLDPVIFRVVLGVLAVTGGIGLIFYGFAWLLIPLEGEDENEARRLLTGRVEGASMAAVLFALGGCGLFLSMLHYLSVLVFAALLSLATAGSAVWSERRRLATPEPPEPAAGQRQAAQKPAGQKVADAPPETKAPPAPGGPSWWRDPIIKDGTTGPVGSGYLWGPSDTTPDPPPSHRSARSTPAASRGPRGIGGRLFLLALVAAALGTGLSRHSQPVATSLQIGLACALAVFGLGILLSSFAGRTGSGTIFLVVLTTALLVGASALPKTVTTHWVRTEWQPASVSAVHPRYEVGTGVGTLNLRRLSVPPGTSVRTHVEVGAGRVSVVVPKNVTVRLHAEVGLGDIQLPGENQKDIDISPARERTVTLAPQSGGKAGGTVDLHLEVGLGQAEVTRAR; this is translated from the coding sequence ATGACAACCCCGCCGCCGCAGAACGAGCCGCGACCGCACCTGCGGCGCCACCGGAGCAACAGGTTGGTCGCCGGGGTCTGCGGAGGTCTCGGCAGGCACTTCGACCTGGATCCGGTGATCTTCCGCGTCGTTCTCGGTGTCCTGGCGGTGACCGGCGGTATCGGGCTGATCTTCTACGGGTTCGCCTGGCTGCTGATCCCGCTGGAGGGCGAGGACGAGAACGAGGCGCGCAGGCTGCTGACCGGCCGGGTCGAGGGCGCGTCCATGGCCGCGGTGCTCTTCGCGCTGGGCGGCTGCGGGCTGTTCCTGTCGATGCTGCACTACCTGTCGGTGCTGGTCTTCGCCGCGCTGCTCTCGCTGGCCACTGCGGGCTCCGCGGTCTGGTCGGAGCGGCGCCGGCTCGCCACCCCCGAGCCGCCGGAACCCGCTGCCGGGCAGCGGCAGGCCGCGCAGAAGCCCGCCGGGCAGAAAGTGGCGGACGCGCCACCGGAGACGAAGGCCCCGCCGGCGCCGGGCGGCCCGTCCTGGTGGCGGGACCCGATCATCAAGGACGGCACCACCGGACCGGTCGGCTCCGGCTATCTCTGGGGCCCGTCGGACACCACACCGGATCCGCCGCCGTCCCACAGGTCGGCACGGTCCACCCCGGCCGCGAGCCGGGGGCCGCGCGGGATCGGCGGCCGGCTGTTCCTGCTCGCCCTGGTCGCTGCCGCACTCGGTACGGGGCTCTCCCGGCACAGCCAGCCGGTCGCCACGAGCCTGCAGATCGGACTGGCCTGCGCGCTCGCCGTCTTCGGGCTCGGCATCCTGCTCAGCTCGTTCGCCGGGCGTACGGGATCCGGCACGATCTTCCTGGTGGTGCTCACGACGGCACTGCTGGTGGGCGCGAGCGCCCTGCCGAAGACCGTCACCACGCACTGGGTGCGTACGGAGTGGCAGCCCGCTTCGGTGTCGGCGGTGCACCCCCGGTACGAAGTGGGTACGGGGGTCGGCACGCTGAACCTCCGGCGTCTGAGCGTTCCGCCGGGCACGTCCGTCCGTACCCATGTGGAGGTCGGCGCGGGCCGGGTGTCGGTCGTCGTACCGAAGAACGTGACGGTGCGGCTCCATGCCGAGGTGGGGCTCGGCGACATCCAGCTGCCCGGTGAGAACCAGAAGGACATCGATATCTCGCCGGCCCGGGAGAGAACGGTGACGCTCGCCCCGCAGAGCGGTGGCAAGGCCGGAGGCACGGTCGACCTCCACCTGGAGGTCGGCCTGGGACAGGCGGAGGTGACCCGTGCACGGTGA
- a CDS encoding ATP-binding protein: MPVAPPRAAGAASETPDEPAPRKLYRSAEGRMLGGVARGLAGHLGVPVSWVRAAFIALFALEGLGALLYAAFWFVVPLGAGGVEQHGVQSPFEESPDGRRRLRKPDRGQIVALIALIIGVAAFIGNVDIGGDASPYIWPVLLIGAGVVLVWRQADNTRRAHWAEVGRSSRLLPLGRALAGVVLVGAGLAAFIVIRGSSAQLGNVLTAALAVVAGIALLVGPWLIRMTQDLSQERLMRIRAQERAEVAAHVHDSVLHTLTLIQRNAEEPGEVRRLARAQERELRAWLYRPEGTGKDKDDEPETLAEAVKQSAAEVEDQHGVPLEVVVVGDCPLDEKLAAQMQAAREAMVNAAKYGGEGGAVQVYAEVEGRTVFVSVRDRGPGFDLDAVPGDRMGVRESIIGRMQRNGGTASLRSAPDGGTVVELEMERA; encoded by the coding sequence ATGCCAGTCGCCCCGCCCCGCGCCGCAGGTGCCGCATCCGAAACCCCGGACGAGCCCGCGCCGCGCAAGCTGTACCGCAGCGCCGAAGGGCGGATGCTGGGCGGCGTCGCGCGCGGGCTCGCCGGACACCTCGGGGTGCCCGTCTCCTGGGTGCGGGCCGCGTTCATCGCGCTCTTCGCCCTGGAGGGACTGGGGGCACTGCTGTACGCGGCGTTCTGGTTCGTCGTGCCGCTCGGCGCGGGCGGGGTCGAGCAGCACGGCGTGCAGTCGCCGTTCGAGGAGTCCCCGGACGGCCGCCGCAGACTGCGCAAGCCCGACCGGGGCCAGATCGTCGCCCTCATCGCGCTGATCATCGGCGTGGCGGCCTTCATCGGGAACGTGGACATCGGCGGCGACGCCAGCCCGTACATCTGGCCCGTCCTGCTCATCGGCGCCGGTGTCGTCCTCGTCTGGCGCCAGGCGGACAACACACGGCGCGCGCACTGGGCGGAGGTCGGCCGCAGCAGCAGGCTGCTCCCGCTGGGCCGTGCGCTGGCGGGTGTCGTGCTGGTCGGCGCCGGGCTCGCCGCGTTCATCGTGATCCGCGGCTCGTCCGCGCAGCTCGGCAACGTCCTGACCGCCGCACTCGCCGTGGTCGCCGGAATCGCCCTGCTGGTGGGCCCCTGGCTCATCCGGATGACCCAGGACCTCTCCCAGGAGCGGCTGATGCGCATCCGCGCCCAGGAGCGCGCGGAGGTCGCGGCCCACGTTCACGACTCGGTGCTGCACACGCTCACCCTGATCCAGCGCAACGCCGAAGAACCGGGCGAGGTCCGCAGGCTGGCCCGCGCCCAGGAGCGCGAACTGCGCGCCTGGCTCTACCGGCCCGAGGGCACGGGCAAGGACAAGGACGACGAACCCGAGACCCTCGCCGAAGCCGTCAAGCAGTCCGCAGCCGAGGTCGAGGACCAGCACGGGGTGCCGCTCGAAGTGGTGGTCGTCGGGGACTGCCCGCTGGACGAGAAGCTGGCGGCGCAGATGCAGGCGGCACGCGAGGCCATGGTCAACGCGGCCAAGTACGGTGGCGAGGGCGGGGCCGTACAGGTGTACGCGGAAGTCGAAGGCCGTACGGTCTTCGTGTCGGTACGGGACCGGGGGCCCGGGTTCGATCTGGACGCGGTGCCCGGGGACCGGATGGGCGTCAGAGAATCGATCATCGGCCGTATGCAGCGCAACGGCGGTACGGCAAGCCTGCGTTCCGCTCCCGACGGCGGCACCGTAGTGGAACTGGAGATGGAGCGAGCATGA
- a CDS encoding response regulator transcription factor has translation MTEPTDRTERTAPTDRTAPTDRTERTAPTDRRVRVVLVDDHRMFRTGVQAEIGRTESTGVEVVGEAADVDQAVTVIKATRPEVVLLDVHLPGGGGVEVLRRSAALMSDTENPVRFLALSVSDAAEDVIGVIRGGARGYVTKTITGTDLVDSIFRVQDGDAVFSPRLAGFVLDAFASTDAPPVDEDMDRLTQREREVLRLIARGYAYKEIAKQLFISVKTVESHVSAVLRKLQLSNRHELTRWATARRLV, from the coding sequence ATGACCGAGCCCACCGACCGAACCGAGCGCACCGCGCCCACCGACCGAACCGCGCCCACTGACCGAACCGAGCGCACCGCACCCACTGACCGCAGGGTCCGGGTCGTCCTCGTGGACGACCACCGGATGTTCCGTACGGGGGTGCAGGCGGAGATCGGCCGCACCGAGTCGACGGGTGTCGAGGTCGTCGGCGAAGCGGCCGACGTCGATCAGGCGGTCACCGTCATCAAGGCCACCCGCCCCGAGGTCGTCCTCCTCGACGTCCATCTGCCGGGCGGCGGCGGCGTCGAAGTGCTGCGCCGCTCGGCCGCGCTGATGTCCGACACGGAGAACCCGGTCCGCTTCCTCGCCCTGTCCGTGTCGGACGCCGCGGAGGACGTGATCGGTGTCATCAGGGGCGGCGCCCGCGGTTACGTCACCAAGACGATCACCGGCACCGACCTGGTCGACTCGATCTTCCGGGTGCAGGACGGCGACGCGGTCTTCTCGCCCCGTCTCGCGGGGTTCGTCCTCGACGCCTTCGCCTCCACGGACGCACCGCCCGTGGACGAGGACATGGACCGGCTGACGCAGCGCGAGCGGGAGGTGCTGCGCCTCATCGCACGCGGATACGCGTACAAGGAGATCGCCAAACAGCTCTTCATCTCGGTGAAGACGGTCGAGTCGCACGTCTCGGCGGTGCTGCGCAAGCTCCAGCTGTCGAACCGCCATGAACTGACCCGGTGGGCGACGGCGCGCCGGCTGGTCTGA
- a CDS encoding SPFH domain-containing protein, which produces MTTAAGLEADAPDMPAPHVHETQARGIAGGAALLLTLFGAVVGLALLVGGGIAVDGLGVTLVVVGIVVLLGSLFCMTGVKMVAPGEARVIQLFGRYVGTIRQDGLRWVNPLTSARKISTRVRNNETPVMKVNDAYGNPIELAAVVVWKVEDTAQALFEVDDYRKFVATQTESAVRHIAIEYPYDAHDDDALSLRGNADEITEKLSLELTARVRAAGVRIIESRFSHLAYAPEIASAMLQRQQAGAVVAARQQIVEGAVGMVEQALVRISEQGIVELDEERKATMVSNLMVVLCGDRAVQPVLNTGSLYQ; this is translated from the coding sequence ATGACCACAGCGGCCGGGCTGGAGGCGGACGCCCCTGACATGCCGGCCCCGCATGTGCACGAGACCCAGGCGCGCGGCATCGCGGGCGGTGCCGCGCTGCTGCTGACCCTGTTCGGCGCGGTGGTGGGGCTGGCACTGCTCGTCGGCGGGGGTATTGCCGTCGACGGCCTGGGCGTCACCCTGGTCGTGGTGGGCATCGTCGTACTGCTCGGCTCCCTGTTCTGCATGACCGGCGTGAAGATGGTCGCTCCGGGCGAGGCCCGGGTCATCCAGCTGTTCGGCCGGTACGTGGGCACGATCCGCCAGGACGGGCTGCGCTGGGTGAATCCGCTGACCAGCGCCCGGAAGATCTCCACCCGGGTGCGGAACAACGAGACGCCGGTCATGAAGGTCAACGACGCCTACGGCAACCCGATCGAGCTCGCGGCGGTCGTGGTGTGGAAGGTCGAGGACACCGCGCAGGCGCTGTTCGAGGTGGACGACTACCGCAAGTTCGTCGCGACCCAGACCGAGTCGGCGGTCCGGCACATCGCCATCGAGTACCCGTACGACGCACACGACGACGACGCGCTGTCCCTGCGGGGCAACGCGGACGAGATCACAGAGAAGCTCTCGCTGGAGCTGACCGCACGGGTCCGTGCCGCCGGGGTCCGGATCATCGAGTCCCGGTTCAGCCACCTCGCGTACGCACCGGAGATCGCCTCGGCGATGCTCCAGCGCCAGCAGGCCGGGGCGGTCGTGGCGGCCCGTCAGCAGATCGTCGAAGGGGCGGTCGGTATGGTCGAGCAGGCCCTGGTCCGGATCAGCGAACAGGGCATCGTGGAACTGGACGAGGAGCGGAAGGCCACCATGGTCAGCAACTTGATGGTGGTGCTGTGCGGTGACCGCGCCGTCCAGCCGGTCCTGAACACCGGTTCCCTCTACCAGTGA
- a CDS encoding alpha/beta hydrolase has product MSLTGTPFFLTAIAMMGVAVLLPLLLWGRVVGPAAVRGAARLVMVLFAQATAVLVVFVAVNNSNGLYDNWADLLGTGNHVVAAPDLGADGLGGRQLASEPHQRAVFKPVADPRMGHGVRSTVLTGQVSGVRGEVYVWLPPQYNEPAYRHHSFPVVELLSGFPGTAKAWFSSLGAEKQLAPMMKRGEVAPFILVSPRTSLLGSQDTGCANVTGVINADTWLSVDVPRMVTDTFRAKHGAAGWAVAGYSAGAHCAVKLALAHPDRYRAAAGLSGYNDPAAERASITAKDPMLRRTNNPLWILRHAKTPPRVSLFISGAPHDGYRDGLALRAAAKPPTSVQVIPVTGGHSLAVWSKQVPDVFTWLSAQFRPGVRSGAPIGQVPATGRVAPAKGI; this is encoded by the coding sequence ATGAGCCTGACGGGAACCCCGTTCTTCCTCACCGCGATCGCCATGATGGGTGTCGCGGTGCTGCTGCCCCTGCTGCTGTGGGGGCGCGTCGTCGGCCCCGCGGCCGTACGCGGTGCGGCCCGGCTGGTGATGGTGCTGTTCGCGCAGGCGACCGCGGTGCTGGTCGTCTTCGTGGCGGTGAACAACAGCAACGGCCTGTACGACAACTGGGCCGACCTGCTCGGCACCGGCAATCACGTGGTCGCCGCGCCCGATCTCGGCGCCGACGGCCTGGGCGGGCGGCAGTTGGCCTCCGAACCGCATCAGCGGGCCGTGTTCAAGCCGGTGGCCGACCCGCGCATGGGGCACGGCGTGCGCAGCACGGTGCTGACCGGGCAGGTGTCGGGGGTACGCGGCGAGGTGTACGTCTGGCTGCCGCCCCAGTACAACGAACCCGCCTACCGCCACCACTCCTTCCCGGTGGTCGAGCTGCTCTCCGGGTTCCCCGGCACGGCGAAGGCCTGGTTCTCCAGTCTCGGTGCCGAGAAGCAGCTGGCGCCGATGATGAAGCGGGGTGAGGTCGCACCGTTCATCCTGGTGTCGCCGCGCACCTCACTCCTGGGCAGCCAGGACACCGGCTGCGCCAATGTGACCGGGGTGATCAACGCGGACACCTGGCTGAGCGTTGACGTGCCGCGCATGGTGACCGACACCTTCCGGGCGAAGCACGGAGCTGCCGGGTGGGCGGTCGCGGGCTACTCGGCGGGGGCGCACTGCGCGGTGAAGCTCGCGCTGGCGCACCCCGACCGGTACCGCGCGGCGGCCGGGCTCTCCGGGTACAACGATCCGGCGGCCGAGCGCGCCTCCATCACCGCCAAGGACCCCATGCTGCGGCGTACGAACAACCCGCTGTGGATCCTGCGCCATGCCAAGACCCCGCCGCGCGTCTCGCTCTTCATCTCCGGTGCGCCGCACGACGGTTACCGGGACGGTCTGGCCCTGCGCGCCGCCGCCAAGCCGCCGACATCGGTGCAGGTCATCCCAGTGACGGGCGGACACAGTCTGGCGGTCTGGAGCAAGCAGGTGCCTGACGTCTTCACCTGGCTGAGTGCTCAGTTCAGACCGGGGGTCCGCTCAGGTGCGCCGATCGGTCAGGTGCCCGCCACCGGCCGCGTCGCACCGGCGAAGGGCATCTGA